Proteins encoded together in one Thermomonospora curvata DSM 43183 window:
- a CDS encoding RDD family protein: protein MGSPYGQYPQQPGYGQNPPYPGYVQQPGYPPQPAPVPPVEIHHHHYGRPSRPYAEWGARVAASLLDGLVIGGPALFLSLLGVVLMAVGFAGGPGEENAGLVGLGFILLLVACLAVAVAGLWSVHLEGTTGQTFGKRRMNIMLVAEHSGQPIGFGAAFVRRMAHGLDGFAFCLGFLWPLFDPKKQTFADKVMGTVVVQL, encoded by the coding sequence GTGGGCAGTCCCTACGGCCAGTACCCCCAGCAGCCCGGCTACGGCCAGAATCCGCCCTACCCCGGTTACGTCCAGCAGCCGGGGTACCCCCCGCAGCCGGCTCCCGTCCCGCCGGTCGAGATCCATCACCACCACTACGGCCGGCCTTCCCGCCCCTATGCCGAATGGGGCGCCCGGGTCGCCGCGAGCCTGCTCGACGGCCTGGTGATCGGCGGTCCGGCGCTTTTCCTGTCCCTTTTGGGCGTTGTGCTGATGGCGGTGGGCTTCGCCGGCGGCCCCGGCGAGGAGAACGCCGGGCTGGTCGGTCTGGGCTTCATCCTCCTGCTGGTGGCCTGCCTGGCGGTGGCGGTCGCCGGGCTGTGGTCGGTGCACCTGGAGGGCACCACCGGCCAGACGTTCGGCAAACGGCGCATGAACATCATGCTCGTGGCCGAGCATTCCGGCCAGCCGATCGGCTTCGGCGCGGCCTTCGTCCGCCGGATGGCCCATGGGCTGGACGGATTCGCCTTCTGCCTCGGTTTCCTGTGGCCGCTGTTCGATCCCAAGAAGCAGACCTTCGCCGACAAGGTGATGGGCACCGTCGTGGTCCAGCTGTAA
- a CDS encoding PP2C family protein-serine/threonine phosphatase: MNVTIKYAAGSDIGCVRQNNEDSAYAGPRLIAVADGMGGYAGGEVASSTVIGSLRSLDTDVPVDDLESALARAVAEANEKLRIAREERPDLSRMGTTLTAMLWSGTKAALAHIGDSRGYMLRDGELFQITKDHTMKELLNPDSGNGPDESAEASRLSHVLYRVLDGREDREPDLYRREARLGDRYLLCSDGLSGVVDPQTIYEVLTREAEPADAIGHLIALAREGGGPDNITCVIADVVEADQVGAVREPQIVGAAERL; encoded by the coding sequence ATGAACGTAACAATCAAGTATGCGGCAGGCTCTGACATAGGCTGCGTCCGGCAGAACAACGAGGACTCGGCCTACGCCGGGCCCCGGCTCATCGCGGTCGCCGACGGGATGGGCGGTTACGCGGGCGGTGAGGTGGCCAGCTCCACCGTCATCGGGTCGTTGCGCTCACTGGACACCGACGTCCCCGTTGACGATCTGGAAAGCGCACTGGCGCGGGCCGTCGCCGAAGCCAACGAGAAATTGCGAATCGCCCGGGAAGAACGCCCGGACCTCAGCAGAATGGGCACCACCTTGACCGCGATGCTGTGGTCGGGGACGAAAGCCGCCTTGGCTCATATCGGAGACTCTCGGGGTTATATGCTCCGCGACGGTGAGCTGTTCCAGATCACCAAGGATCACACGATGAAGGAACTGCTCAACCCCGATTCCGGCAACGGGCCGGATGAGAGCGCAGAGGCGTCCCGGCTTTCGCATGTGCTCTACCGGGTGCTGGACGGGCGCGAGGACCGCGAGCCCGACCTGTACCGCCGCGAGGCCCGGCTGGGCGACCGCTATCTGCTGTGCTCCGACGGGCTGTCGGGTGTGGTGGACCCGCAGACCATCTACGAGGTGCTCACCCGGGAGGCCGAGCCCGCCGACGCCATCGGCCACCTCATCGCGCTGGCCAGGGAGGGCGGCGGCCCCGACAACATCACCTGCGTGATCGCCGATGTGGTCGAAGCGGACCAGGTCGGCGCCGTGCGCGAACCCCAGATCGTGGGAGCGGCCGAGCGGCTGTAA